A window from Rhinolophus sinicus isolate RSC01 linkage group LG01, ASM3656204v1, whole genome shotgun sequence encodes these proteins:
- the MFSD1 gene encoding lysosomal dipeptide transporter MFSD1 isoform X6, with the protein MIILPPFRLRLNGWGTIIFSCFICIGQVVFALGGIFNAYWLMEFGRFVFGIGGESLAVAQNTYAVSWFKGKELNLVFGLQLSMARVGSTVNMNLMGWLYSKVEALGSAGHTTLGITLMIGAITCILSLICALALAYLDQRAERILHKEQGKTGEVIKLTDVKDFSLPLWLIFIICVCYYVAVFPFIGLGKVFFTEKFGFSSQAAGAINSVVYVISAPMSPIFGLLVDKTGKNIVWVLCAVVTTLASHMLLAFTLWNPWIAMCLLGLSYSLLACALWPMVAFVVPEHQLGTAYGFMQSIQNLGLAISSIIAGMILDTRGYLFLEVFFIACVSLSLLAVVFLYLVNRAQGGNLNYSARQREEIKVSHSE; encoded by the exons ATGGGGCACCATTATTTTTAGCTGCTTTATTTGCATTGGACAG GTTGTTTTTGCTCTGGGTGGAATATTTAATGCTTATTGGCTGATGGAATTTGGAAGGTTTGTGTTTGG GATTGGTGGGGAGTCCTTGGCAGTTGCTCAGAATACATATGCTGTGAGTTGGTTTAAAGGCAAAGAATTAAACCTGGTGTTTGGACTACAGCTTAGCATGGCTAGAGTT GGAAGTACAGTGAACATGAACCTCATGGGATGGCTGTATTCTAAGGTTGAAGCTTTGGGTTCTGCTGGCCACACAACCCTTGGAATCACACTTATGATTG ggGCTATAACATGTATTCTTTCACTAATTTGTGCCTTGGCCCTTGCTTACTTGGATCAGAGAGCAGAAAGAATTCTTcataaagaacaaggaaaaacag GTGAAGTTATTAAGTTAACTGATGTGAAGGACTTCTCCTTACCCCTGTGGCTCATATTTATCATCTGTGTCTGCTATTATGTGGCCGTGTTCCCCTTTATTGGACTTGGCAA agttttctttaCAGAGAAATTTGGATTTTCTTCTCAGGCAGCAGGTGCTATCAAcag TGTTGTATATGTCATATCAGCTCCCATGTCCCCAATATTTGGGCTCCTGGTGGATAAAACAGGGAAGAACATCGTCTGGGTCCTGTGTGCAGTGGTGACCACTCTTGCTTCGCATATGCTGCTGGCCTTTACACTGTGGAATCCTTGGATTGCTATG TGTCTCCTGGGACTCTCCTATTCGTTGCTTGCCTGTGCATTGTGGCCGATGGTGGCATTTGTAGTTCCTGAACATCAACTGGGAACTGCATATGGCTT CATGCAGTCCATTCAGAACCTTGGGTTGGCAATCAGTTCCATCATTGCTGGCATGATACTGGATACTCGGGGATATTTGTTTTTGGAAGTTTTCTTCATTGCCTGTGTTTCTT TGTCACTTTTAGCTGTGGTCTTCCTCTATTTGGTGAATCGTGCCCAAG GTGGGAACCTAAATTATTCTGCAagacaaagggaagaaataaaagtttccCATTCTGAGTAa
- the MFSD1 gene encoding lysosomal dipeptide transporter MFSD1 isoform X5, translating to MIILPPFRLRLNGWGTIIFSCFICIGQVVFALGGIFNAYWLMEFGRFVFGIGGESLAVAQNTYAVSWFKGKELNLVFGLQLSMARVGSTVNMNLMGWLYSKVEALGSAGHTTLGITLMIGAITCILSLICALALAYLDQRAERILHKEQGKTGEVIKLTDVKDFSLPLWLIFIICVCYYVAVFPFIGLGKVFFTEKFGFSSQAAGAINSVVYVISAPMSPIFGLLVDKTGKNIVWVLCAVVTTLASHMLLAFTLWNPWIAMCLLGLSYSLLACALWPMVAFVVPEHQLGTAYGFMQSIQNLGLAISSIIAGMILDTRGYLFLEVFFIACVSLSLLAVVFLYLVNRAQGGNLNYSARQREEIKVSHSDTARRWPANQEELSPGTQILQFLILDFPVSRTVRSAFLLLKPPNLIFCDRARED from the exons ATGGGGCACCATTATTTTTAGCTGCTTTATTTGCATTGGACAG GTTGTTTTTGCTCTGGGTGGAATATTTAATGCTTATTGGCTGATGGAATTTGGAAGGTTTGTGTTTGG GATTGGTGGGGAGTCCTTGGCAGTTGCTCAGAATACATATGCTGTGAGTTGGTTTAAAGGCAAAGAATTAAACCTGGTGTTTGGACTACAGCTTAGCATGGCTAGAGTT GGAAGTACAGTGAACATGAACCTCATGGGATGGCTGTATTCTAAGGTTGAAGCTTTGGGTTCTGCTGGCCACACAACCCTTGGAATCACACTTATGATTG ggGCTATAACATGTATTCTTTCACTAATTTGTGCCTTGGCCCTTGCTTACTTGGATCAGAGAGCAGAAAGAATTCTTcataaagaacaaggaaaaacag GTGAAGTTATTAAGTTAACTGATGTGAAGGACTTCTCCTTACCCCTGTGGCTCATATTTATCATCTGTGTCTGCTATTATGTGGCCGTGTTCCCCTTTATTGGACTTGGCAA agttttctttaCAGAGAAATTTGGATTTTCTTCTCAGGCAGCAGGTGCTATCAAcag TGTTGTATATGTCATATCAGCTCCCATGTCCCCAATATTTGGGCTCCTGGTGGATAAAACAGGGAAGAACATCGTCTGGGTCCTGTGTGCAGTGGTGACCACTCTTGCTTCGCATATGCTGCTGGCCTTTACACTGTGGAATCCTTGGATTGCTATG TGTCTCCTGGGACTCTCCTATTCGTTGCTTGCCTGTGCATTGTGGCCGATGGTGGCATTTGTAGTTCCTGAACATCAACTGGGAACTGCATATGGCTT CATGCAGTCCATTCAGAACCTTGGGTTGGCAATCAGTTCCATCATTGCTGGCATGATACTGGATACTCGGGGATATTTGTTTTTGGAAGTTTTCTTCATTGCCTGTGTTTCTT TGTCACTTTTAGCTGTGGTCTTCCTCTATTTGGTGAATCGTGCCCAAG GTGGGAACCTAAATTATTCTGCAagacaaagggaagaaataaaagtttccCATTCTGA cacagcaagaaggtggcctgcaaaccaggaagagctctcaccaggaactcAAATCCTGCAgttcttgatcttggactttccagtctCTAGGACTGTGAGAAgtgcatttctgttgttgaagccacccaatCTGATATTTTGTGACAGAGCTCGAGAAGACTAA